A single region of the Paracoccus sp. SCSIO 75233 genome encodes:
- a CDS encoding N-carbamoyl-D-amino-acid hydrolase: MARYINIAGAQVGAIARNESRQSVVARLVELMRDAHARGAEVVVFPELTLTSFFPRWWMEDEAEIDAFFETEMPGPATLPLFEAAEKLGVGFYLGYAELTYENDVARHYNTSILVDGKGKIVGKYRKVHLPGHADHRPQMPYQHLEKRYFDVGDLGFDSWDFHGGKFGMAICNDRRWPETYRVMALQGAEVVVLGYNTPTHIPWEPVYDHLSGFHNHLSMQAGAYQNSMYVVGVAKAGAEEGSNLLAGSCIIAPSGEIIAMAQTSGDEAFVAKCDLDICQYNRKSMFNFAEHRQVQHYRIITE, translated from the coding sequence ATGGCCCGTTACATCAATATCGCAGGCGCCCAGGTCGGCGCCATCGCGCGAAACGAATCCCGTCAGTCGGTGGTCGCCCGTCTCGTCGAGCTGATGCGCGACGCCCATGCCCGTGGCGCCGAGGTCGTCGTCTTTCCAGAGCTTACACTGACCAGCTTCTTTCCGCGCTGGTGGATGGAGGACGAGGCCGAGATCGATGCCTTCTTCGAGACCGAGATGCCTGGCCCCGCGACGCTTCCGCTGTTTGAGGCCGCTGAGAAACTGGGGGTCGGCTTCTATCTGGGATACGCTGAGCTGACCTACGAGAACGACGTGGCTCGTCACTACAACACCTCGATCCTGGTTGACGGCAAGGGCAAGATCGTCGGCAAGTATCGCAAGGTGCATCTTCCCGGCCATGCAGATCACCGCCCGCAGATGCCCTACCAGCATCTCGAGAAACGCTATTTCGATGTGGGGGACCTTGGCTTCGACAGTTGGGACTTTCATGGTGGCAAGTTTGGCATGGCGATCTGCAACGACCGCCGCTGGCCCGAGACCTATCGCGTGATGGCGCTTCAGGGCGCCGAGGTGGTGGTGCTTGGCTACAACACACCCACCCATATCCCGTGGGAGCCGGTATATGATCACCTGAGCGGCTTTCACAACCATCTGAGCATGCAGGCCGGTGCCTATCAAAACAGCATGTATGTGGTCGGTGTCGCCAAGGCCGGCGCCGAAGAAGGGTCGAACCTTCTTGCCGGTTCCTGCATTATCGCACCTTCGGGCGAGATCATCGCGATGGCCCAGACGTCGGGCGATGAGGCGTTCGTTGCCAAGTGCGATCTGGATATCTGCCAATACAATCGAAAGTCGATGTTCAACTTTGCAGAACATCGTCAGGTGCAGCATTATAGGATCATCACAGAGTAG
- a CDS encoding hydantoinase B/oxoprolinase family protein has translation MTHWFTADLHFGDDGISRDGMDSVDVLYANTRNNPIEDIESHVPLRIERYELREKVAAPGRWRGGVGSIRKLRFLSPGSASVESEGHKYPPRGLFGGSDGTPSQLIREMADGTEIQLPSKLPHHAFGKDESIVAVRACGGGYGDPLQRDPDDVLDDVLDGYITDEQAFDQYGVRIVDRKVDTDATQTARKTST, from the coding sequence ATGACTCATTGGTTCACCGCTGACCTGCATTTTGGCGATGATGGCATCAGCCGCGACGGCATGGACTCGGTGGACGTGCTCTATGCCAACACGCGCAACAACCCGATCGAGGATATCGAAAGCCACGTTCCCCTGCGGATCGAGCGCTACGAACTGCGTGAGAAGGTCGCCGCGCCGGGGCGCTGGCGCGGCGGTGTGGGATCGATCCGCAAGCTGCGGTTCCTCTCACCGGGCAGCGCCTCGGTCGAAAGCGAAGGGCACAAATACCCCCCGCGCGGCCTCTTCGGAGGATCCGACGGCACGCCGTCGCAGCTGATCCGCGAAATGGCCGACGGGACCGAGATCCAACTGCCCTCAAAGCTGCCGCACCACGCTTTTGGCAAGGACGAATCCATCGTTGCTGTCCGGGCATGTGGCGGCGGATATGGCGACCCGCTCCAGCGCGATCCTGATGACGTGCTAGATGATGTCCTCGACGGCTACATCACGGACGAACAGGCGTTTGACCAATATGGCGTGCGCATCGTCGACCGAAAGGTTGACACGGACGCGACCCAAACTGCTCGGAAAACCTCTACATAG